Genomic segment of Paenibacillus polymyxa:
GACAACTCAATCGCTTCATTAACAGCTACCTTGGCTGGAACATCCTCACGGAAAATCATCTCATATGCCGCAAGTCTCAAAATTTGACGATCTACACGTGAAAGTCTGCTGATCTGCCAGCCTTTAAGATAATCCACCAACAGCCCATCAATGGCTTCCTTGTGCTCCCACGTACCCCGCACATGCTCTAAAACATACGCTCTTAACACTGCCGCGTCTTTAACGACAACTTCCGCTTCGTTTTCCTCAGCGGCTTCCTGAAGCAACATGTCCACGGCTGCTGCCGCATCCACTTCATTCATTTCCATATGGTACATACTCTGTACCGCTAATTCCCTCGCCAGACGTCTTTTCATGCCCTGCCTCCTACGCTTGCCTATATCTATTTTTCATTCTAACCAATTTCCACAAAAAAACCTGTGAACGCATCCTCCAAAACGTTGGGCGCAAAGAAGCTACAGCTCTATTTTGGAGAACACGTATCACAGGGTTCATTTAAAAGGACGCCAACGCTGCGACAACCAATCGCCCCATTCCTTCCAAGGGAGAAATGAACCAAGCGCTGAATCGCTACGTCTTCCTAGCGTATATCCGATGAACACCATCAATGCAAAGAACAACATATTCCAAAAGCCTGCCCACAAATAAATAAAACCGAAAAAAATACCAGCCGTGATCCCCATGATCCGGCCCTTGTAACTTCCCCATATTTCTTTCCAGGGCATCAGGGAAAATCACCTCTATTCCACACGACTCTTAAAGCTGGGTGACTGAGAAACATTAGCGATGTACACCGACACATTGGACACAGGAATTCCTGTAATTTCTTCCACATGATCGTGTACCCCCTTTTGTACCTCGGAGGTTAACACCGGAATGGAGCTTTCCCCGTCTACAACCGCCCGAATCGTAATATCAAGTCCCGATTCCAACACGCGAACGCGTGCTTTCAAATCCTGCATCCCGCGAAATCGGGAAGCTGCTTTGAGGCACAGATTTTCAATGGTGTCCACTGAAATCTGAATGTCACCATATTCCGTTCGTTGATCAATAGAATGCTGTACGGTTTGGTTCCGTCGAATAGAGATATAAAAAAAACGAAGACTCAATAACAACAGAACCCCTGCAATAATCAGGCTGGTAAACCACACCACTCGCTCATCCTCAATACTTAAAACATACGGAATGGCCCCGCTCAGGAGGAGGATGGCGAGAATGGAAATAATTCCGATACTTAAGCTGTACAAGAACAGCAGAAGTCTGTCCATAACTTTAGCCACGAAACGCACAGCCTCCTTAAATTAGAGTAAACCCTCGACCCATAAGGGTCGGGGGTTTGTACAAAGTATCGCTCTATTTAACCCGTCCGGCGCCCAGCACTTCCGGCTCTTCTACTTTTTCAGCATTTTTAAATTGAACATCATGAATTTGCACGTTCACTTCAACAACGTTAAGACCTGTCATGTTCTCAATCGAACGCTTAACATTATGCTGAATAGCAGCAGCCACCTCAGGCAGACGGTTACCGTACTCAATAATGACGGAGACGTCTACAGCAGCTTCACGCTGTCCGACTTCCACTTTTACACCTTTAGATAAATTTTTGCGGCCTAGCAGTTCGGCAAACCCACCAGCAAATCCGCCACTCATTCCCGCTACGCCTGGTACCTCAACGGTAGCCAGTCCGGCAATGACTTCAATAACTTCTGGGGCGATTTGAATCTCCCCAATTTCTGTACGTTCGAATTCGGTTGGCACTGTGCTCATACCTTCAACACCTTTCGGTCAAAATAAGTTTCATTCCAGCTTTGGATTTCAAAGCAGACATGCTCACTTATTATCCATACTATATCATTTGGCGTTCATTATGACAAACTGAGGAAATATACCGATTAAACTTCGTTTTCCTCCAAAAATTTAATATCAAAATCGCCTCTAATAAAGGTCGGATGCTCTAGCAAGCGCTGATGAAAAGAAATCGTTGTGGGTATGCCCTCAATAGCAAACTCAGACAAAGCCCGCTTCATTTTGGCAATTGCATCTTGCCGTGTAGGTGCCCACACAATCAGCTTGGCGATCATAGAGTCATAATAAGGAGGAATGCTATAACCTGGATATGCTGCGCTGTCTACCCGTACTCCAGGACCGCCTGGAGGCAGATAAAATCCGATTTTACCCGGTGCAGGCATAAAATTGCGATCCGGGTCCTCAGCGTTAATACGGCATTCTATCGCCCAACCATTGATGGTGACTTCTTCCTGCGTAAAGGAAAGCGGATGTCCTTCAGCGACAGAAATCATTTCCTTAATCAGGTCTACACCGGTAATCATTTCTGTTACGGGATGTTCTACCTGAATACGTGTATTCATTTCCATGAAATAGAAATTATTGTCCGGGCCGAGCAAAAATTCGAGAGTACCTGCACCAGAGTATTGAACGGCCAAAGCTGCACGAACAGCTGCCTGACCCATTTCTTCACGAACATCCTGCGATATTACAGGACATGGTGCTTCCTCCAACAACTTCTGACGACGACGCTGCACAGAGCAGTCCCGTTCGCCCAAATGGGCAACATTACCATGCTTGTCCGCTATGATCTGTATTTCCACATGTTTCATACCGGTCAAATATTTTTCTAGGTACACACCCGCGTTGCCAAATGCTTTTTGCGCCTCCTGCTGAGCGGTAGTGATTTGCTGAATAAGGTTATCCTCATCTTCGGCGATACGAATACCTTTACCTCCGCCACCTGCTGTGGCCTTGATAATTACCGGATATCCGATATCACGTGCGATGCTGATCGCATCCTGCAAATCCTCAACCAGCCCGTCTGAACCCGGAATAACCGGAACTCCGGCATCCTTCATGGTCTGCTTGGCTACGGCCTTATCTCCCATTTTGTTAATGGCTTCAGGAGAAGGACCAATAAACGTAATATTACACGATTCGCAAATTTCAGCGAAGTCTGCGTTTTCCGCCAAAAATCCGTAACCTGGATGAATGGCATCACATTCAGTCAATGTAGCAACGCTCATCAGGTTCGTAAAATTAAGGTAGCTGTCCTTAGATAGCGTCGGTCCGATACAGTAAGCCTCATCTGCGAGACGCACATGTAACGAATCCTTATCAGCTTCCGAATATACGGCAACTGTCGAAATATTCATCTCGCGGCAAGCGCGAATGATACGAACCGCAATTTCTCCACGATTTGCAATCAATACTTTTTGAAATGTCATGACTTTACCTCCCTGGGAGCAGTCTTGCCGAACCCTCAAAAGAGGGTTCAAACAAGCTTTTTACTCCGGTTTCACAAGGAACAATGGCTGGCCATACTCGACCAACTGTCCGTTTTCGGCCAAAATTTCCACAATTTCGCCCTTCACTTCAGCTTCCAGCTCATTCATCAGCTTCATCGCTTCAATGATACATACCGTTGTTTTTTCGCCCACTTTGCTGCCAATACTTACATACGGAGCCGTATCCGGGGATGAAGAACTATAGAAAGTGCCTACCATCGGAGATACGATTTTATGTAGATTGCTTGCATATTCCCTCGGTTCCCCAGCAGTTGCAGGTCCAACATCGGACTGTACTTGTGGATTTGGAATAACAGCTTGTGGTGCCACCGCATAAGTAGGTGTTGCCACAGGAGCCTGTACCGTAACGATCTCGCTTTTGCCAGGTTTTCGGATCAACAGGCGAGTTCCTTCATTTTCAATTTCAAGCTCATGCACAGACGTTTCATCCACCAGCTTGATCAATTCCTTAATCTCGCTTAATTTAAACATCTCTATTAATCACTCCTTCAGCATTTTGCCGGTTGCTGATTACATTGTTGAAACAGCTTTATGTATTATATCACAATCATTAAAAATAGAAAGAGCCCGGAATAATGCAGAAATCCGGGCTTTTTCGCGTTTTTTGTCTTATTGTGTAACATACTGGACACTGATCTTATCCTGCGTTACGTTCAGTTCCTTCATGACTTTATCAACAATTGTTACCGCTTGCTTAGCATCCAATTTTTCACTCAGAACCACTACTTTGTATTTATCAGCATCTTCCTCACGGACGACCGCATTGGCGAACTGCTGCTGAAGCTCTTCTTCAATTCCAGTAATTTTAGCCTGCTTATCTTCAAGTACATGTAATTCCTTTTGAGCCTCTGCGGCTTTCTTTGGTGTGCTGTCGTTCATTGCGGTTGTCAGTTCATCATTTTTCTTCTGATTTTCCACGTCCCGTTCCAGCAAATAGTTGTCAATCACAGCTGCTGCTGTAGGTTGGGCAGCTTGATCGGTTGCCACTTGATCCAGTACCTGCTGGTCGGTTTTGGCTGTAGAGGCTGCTTTGTCGTCACTTTGTGCTGTCGCATCCGTTTTAGTCGCAGTTGTGTTTTGATCGGATGTCGCTGGTTCAGTAGTAGGGGTAACTGCCGTATCTTTATCGCCTTTTGAGTTTTCTGTTGCTGGGTCAGTTGTGGAAGCCGTATCCGATTTTGTGGAAGTTGCTGATGCTCCATCAGTTACTTCTCCATTCGTCACTACTTCATTTACCTTCAGTTCGTTCAATTGTTCCTCTGCCTTCGTCGTTGCTTCCTGTGCGGCATCCTGCTTAACCTTGCTCACTTGCTCACTATCGGCTACTGGTGGATTTGCAGGGCTTGAGTCCTCCGTAAACAAATAATACGCAGACAGCACGACCATTAAACTCAGCATGGACACCAGCCAAACGGTTTGTCTTTTATTATTCATGTTCCGTCCTCCATATTCATTAATGGTTTAAAATATAAACTTCTTTGTTCCTAAATCCCAAATTATCCCTGCTTGCGCGGTACGACTGAAATTTTGTAGGAAGGTACATTTAGTCCCTTCTGTACAGCATCGACAATTAGCTGCTTCACTGTAGGGTTTTCTGCCCCCATAGCCACAACAAGCACTCCCCTCACCTGCGGTTTTACTTTTTTTGTCACAATCGGGGTGTGCTGGCCACCTGATGACTCATAGGTGACAATCTCGCCATCACGTGTATATTGAGTAGTGTGTCGTTGTCCGCCATTGGCGTCCGTCTCGTTGTTCTCTTCCTGCATGTCCTTTACATTGCGTTGAACGATAACTTCTTCGGTGGAATCTACCGTAACCATGACATCGACGGTTCCTACGCCAACAATCTGCTCCAGCATCTGTTTCATATTGTCCTCAAAAACCTTCTCGATCCCGGCAAAGGAACTTTCTTCACCTGTTGTTGTCTCTAACGTAGGCTCATTTTTCATCACCCCAGGCGGCTCACGGCCTACGTTTTCTGGATCAACCTTTTTCACATTAACGAATGAATTAAAAAGCATGATCGCTACACCGATAAGGCCGAGTATAAGCAGCCAACGAAATGAGTTGAATCTTTTCGCCCCATCCGCCCCTCCACCCAGCCATTGCTCCAGCTTTTTCAGCCATTTGCTCATTTCTGCTCACCTCCTGTTACCATTCATGTGTCCCATCCTGCGAAGAAACCACCTGAACATTTTTGCTGTCTATCCCCCATTTTTCACGTAGAAGTCCTGTAATTAAGCCAAAAGCTTTCGTATCCGTTGGCTTTCCGTCCTCAGCAGTTTTATCAGGATTACGATCTTCTTCTCGCGTTCCTTCATTAAGTTCTGAATTTTTTGTATGTGTCGGTTCCACACGAATATTCACTGTCTTTTCGGCTACAGGCTCCACCATTATCGGCTTGGCATCTGCACCAGGCGAGACGTCTGTGTTATTCTTTTCTTTTTCTGGCTGCTCCTCTGCCAATTTGACCACTACCGACTGGACACCCGTTCCTGCCTCCAGCTCCGATTCCTTCTGTTGAATCTTTGCAAGGGTAACCTGGACCGACTGAATTGCTAACCCAGTATATTGTTCCAACTGTCCTTTCATTTCCTTAGCTACCTCTTTGCCGGCCCATTGCATGGAGCTTTGTTCTTGCTGTTGCTTCAACTGGCTGCCTTTTGCTAAAATCTCCTCCAATGTCAGTTCCCTCTTGCCTGTCTCAGCCTGACGTTGAAGATCCAATGCTCGCCCTAGAACCTCGGAGGGGCTGCTACTCAGTAAGCGCACGACCGGAGACAGCAACGTCAGCAAAATAAGCAGGCTGAGAACGAGTTTGACATACCTTTCCATAGATCGGCTCGGTAAGATCATATCGACAAAAGAAGCCAGCAACACAATTAGCACCAGTTCCTTAAGCCAGCCTCCCAGCCAGGTCACTTCACTCCCCTCCCCCCTTGTTGGTTTACATGCATTGGTTCACCTCATCATGACCGTCATATTGCCTGCTGCGAGCATGACTGTAATCGCAAGGAAAGACATTAATCCCACTGCCGCCAGCGCCGCGAAAACATAAATCATGCTCTTGCCGATTGCATCCAGACATTCCACGATAGGCGTATCACCCAAAGGCTGCATGATCGCTGCTGTCACTTTATAAATGAGAGCCAGTGTCAGAATCTTGAGGGCGGGAAAGGCGCACAGGAACAATATAATAATGACTCCTACCAGACCAATGGCATTTTTAACGAGCAGCGAAGCCGAAATGACTGTATCTGTCGCATCTGCCAACGCCTTGCCGACCACCGGAACAAAGCTACCCGTAATATATTTGGCTGTGCGGATCGTTAATCCGTCAGTAACTGACGAAGTCAAGCCTTGTACCGAAATGACTCCCAGAAATATGGTCAGCAGCACTCCCAGCACTGCTACTCCAGCGTTCCGCATCAGATCGGCTAGCTGGGTCAGTTTGTATTTGCCCGTCAGCGAGTTGACCAAGTACAGCACAGCCGAGAAGAACAGTAGCGGGAAAACCAGCGTATGAATGACTGTTCCGACTGTGTTGATCATAAATACAATCAGCGGGTGGGTCACCGAAACTGTTACGACGTTCCCCATCGAGGCTAACATGGTAAACAACAAGGGCAACATTGCCATCATGAAGTGAATCATGCTATCAATCGCTTCTTTGGCATAACCAATCGCTACACTAAAGCTATTAATCGCCAGAATGATAATGACCATGTATACGATAGCGTAGGCCACTTTGCTGACCTGTTTGCTTTCAAAAGCGCTTTGCAGCGTTTCCAGCACCATACTCATAATGCTGAGCATGACGATGGTGACGAGCAACTTGGCATTTACTCGAATTTCATGGATGAAAAAATCAGCTATAGCGTTCAATACACCCTTTATGCTGAATCCTTCACCGCCTGGAAGCAGCATGTCCATGAAGGAAGGCGTTTTCTGATCCGGGAAAAATCCGCCGTATTCCTGCATGAGCCCGTCCCAATAATGTTCTACTTCATCTTTGGGCATTTGCTCCGCCTGCTGTCTGATCCATTCGTTAGTCGGTGTATCTGCAAAGAGGACCGCAGCTGAGGCACACCAAAGACATAGCAACAACATCGCAATTACTTTGAGATTCGGCATGCCCCCTAGCCTTTTCATGGCATCACCCCCTCAGGCGGGCATCAGCTTCAGAATGGTATCAATAATAATGCTGATAATCGGGATTGCAAGCACCATAATGAGTACCTTTCCGGTAAGCTCAATTTTGGAAGCAATCCCGTCTTGTCCTGCATCCCGAACGATTTGCGCTCCAAATTCAGCAATATAAGCGATACCGATTATTTTCAATACGGTTTTAAAATAGATCATATCCATGCCTGAAGACCGAGCCAGTCGCTCCAGTACAGCAACCACAGATCCGATCTTGCCAATCAGCAGCAAAAAAATGACGATTCCCGCAGCTGTTGCAATCAAAAAGGCAAACATCGGCTTCTGTTCCTTAATGACTAAAATGAGGACTGTGGCAATGAGGGCGAAGCCCACCACCTGAATGATTTCCATGTGTCCACCTACTGAAAAAGAAAGATAGATTTGATCTCTTGCAGAAGGTTATCCAGCATTCGCACCACCATGAACAGGACCACGACGAAACCGATGACCGTTACCCAGTGGGCCATGTCTTCTTTGCCCATTTGCTTTAATACGGTATGAATCATAGCGATAATAATGCCAATTCCGGCAATCTGGAAAATCGCGTTCACTTCTAAATTCATTCGAGCACCCCGCTAATAGATCAAAATGACGATCAATGCTCCGATCAGCAGTCCCAGGCTCCTGCTCATACGCTCGTACCTCACCTGATCTGCCTGCGCCTGCGCTTCCTCATGGGATAACTGCTGGATGGTCAGCGCAATGTGCTTGATCTGGTCTTCACGGTCGCTGGTTCCAAGACTGTAAGCAAGCTGCCGCATCGCTTCCTTCTCGGCTTGCTTCATAGAGGAACGGCTCCACGAGTCTTCAATGGCTTTATGCAAGCTTTCTCTGGCAGTCAGGCCAAAAGAGGGGTGCATCCACCGTGAGGCTTGCTGAAACAGAGTGCGCAGCGGCTCTCGCAAGGGCTCTCCTGTCTTGGCGAAAGCATCTGGTAGCGGAGACACCCCGTAGGAAACCTCGGTGGTCAGTCTTTGCAGCGCAAGAATCAACTCCCTGATTTGCCGCGGCCTCATCGCAAACTGCCTTGCCCGCTGCCAGCCTGCCAGCGTAGCGGCCAGTATAACCAGGGCGGCACCCAGCAACTTAAGCATAGGAGATGCCCCCATTCTGCCCTTCTCCAGGCAGTGTAATCCTGCGTTGCTTGGCATCTGCCAGCCGGAATGAGACGCCCCGGCTCGTCCGCTCCAGCATGACGTAGAGTTGAAACAGCTCTTGCCCTGTAGTTAATCCAGCAAAAGCAGGCCGGGTCGCCATTTCAGCCACATCGCGACCATGTGCGGAAGCAATGACTGCAATGCCTGCATGAAGCGCTTCGCGCACCGCCTCCGCATCTTCCGGTCGTCCGATTTCATCAACAATGAGGACATCCGGTGACATCGAGCGGATCATCATCATCATGCCTTCTGCTTTCGGACATCCGTCCAATACATCGGTGCGAGGCCCGACATCAAAACCGGGGATGCCTTTGTGACTACCAGCGATCTCAGAGCGTTCGTCTATAATGCCTACCTTGAGTCCATTCCGTCGCCCCCCATTGCTTTCCATCCCTCCGTAACTGAGTTGCCGAGCCAAGTCCCTAAGCAGTGTCGTTTTGCCATGCTGAGGAGGGGACAAAATGAGGGTGTGCCGGATTTTCCCGGACATTCGATCTGCTACATAAGGCAATATCCGATCAGCTATGCCGGGAATTGCACGAGCAATTCTTACATTAAAGCTGCTTATATCCCTCAAATGTTCCACTCGTCCTCGGTTGAGCACGGTTCTCCCTGCCAAGCCAATACGATGACCGCCAGGGATCGTAATAAACCCTTTACGAAGCTCCTCTTCCATGGTATACAGGGAATGATTGCTGATAAAATCCAGCAGTCGGTGGGCATCCTCACGGTCAGGCTTATAGGCTTCTACATGGTTCAAAGTCAGCCGACCCGCAGACGTTACAAAATGATGATCACCATTTGCATTAATTTCCAACGGCCTTCCTTCCCTAACCCGGATTTCTTCCAGTTGCTTAAATACCGTTTCCGGAAGCCTTCCGAGTATACCGTGCAACGGTTCAGGAAATAACTCCAGCCATTCCATACCGATGCCGCCCCCTCACAGTTGTCCTTTTTCTTTAAGACAAGTCTATGGTTGACTCTCGCTTTTTATGCCGAAAATATATTGAAAGCCTAGGCAAACTTTTGCTAACTCCTATCAACGCTCAACAGACCTTTCCCCCGCTTGTTAAAGCACCATTCTCTAATTCGCACAAATAAAAAAGGGCCTCTCAAAGCCTTGTCGGCTAAGGGATACCCTTGGGTAGAAAAGATAGATTCAGCAAAAAAGAGGCTGCCCCTCAGTCTAACTCTCACTGATGGAACAACCTCTTAACCTACTGCTGTATTCTATGATTTATCAAACTATAAATAGAGGACTTATAATGTGTCAACCTTTACCTGTCATAGCATCGTTCACATTAGACATATTCATGTCTAGATCACGTTGCAGTTATTAACGACGGTCTTGCGGTCCACCCACAAACGCTTGCTCCTCGGTGTCCAGGTTATAAGCTGTATGCAACGCCTGAATAACCTCATGAAGCTTACCCGCTTCAATTACACACGATACTTTGATTTCAGATGTGCTTACCATTTTAATGCTAACGCCTTGCTCTGCCAGTACGGCAAACATTTGCGCAGCAACACCTGGATGGCTAACCATTCCTGCACCTACAATGGATACCTTCACCAGATTTTCCTCAGACGTTACTTCACGGTATGGAAGCTCTCCGCGAATACCTTCCAGCGTCTTCAGTGCTGCTTCACGATCCGTCAGAGCTACTGTAAAGGAGAAATCCGCTTTACCAGCTTCGACCCCGCTCTGTACAATAATGTCAACATCAATTTTAGCTGCCGCCAGTGTTCCGAATACTTTCGCCAGTACACCGGGGATATCGGCGACGCCCAAAATACTGATTCTTGCTACATTTTTATCATATGCAATCCCACTGACTACAACGCCCTGTTCCATTACTGCATCCTCCTTTACGACCGTTCCTTCATTATGGTTAAAACTGGACCGCACAATCAACGGTACCCGGTTATGTTTGGCATATTCTACCGCACGAGGATGCAATACAGCTGCACCCAGATTGGCTAATTCCAGCATTTCATCATAAGAAATTTCTTTTAGCTTACGAGCCACTTTTACGATCCGTGGATCTGTTGAATATATACCGTCCACATCCGTGTAAATTTCGCAAGCATCCGCTTGAATCGCCGCCGCCAGCGCAACGGCCGTCGTATCAGAGCCACCACGTCCCAGCGTCGTAATGTCTCCCTCTGCAGACATCCCTTGGAAACCAGCTACAACAACGATCTTGTTGCTGCTCAGTGCATCCAGCACACGCTGAGGTTGAATGTCCGTAATCCGTGCTCGACCAAAGTCAGATTCAGTACGGAAACCAGCCTGCCATCCCGTAAACGATACCGCTTCATGACCCAACTGCTGAATAGCCATCGACAATAAGGCGATTGAAATTTGCTCACCTGTCGTCATCAACATATCCAACTCACGTGCAGGCAACTGCTCATTCAACAATTTGGCCTGGTCAATCAGTTCGTCTGTCGTGTCTCCCATTGCGGAAACAACCACTACACATTGATGCCCTTCACTCTGTTTCTCAACAACGCGTTTTGCCACGCGCTTCATGCGCTCCGTGTCACCGACGGAACTGCCTCCGAATTTCATGACATACAAAGACAACGATATTCACTCCCTCAGACTCAACAGTATGTAACCTTGAGATGGCACCAAACGACTGAACGTGACATCCTGCGGCATAACTTTAGTTCAGTATAATACGAAAGTGCTGTGTGGAGCCAATGTTTTTTAATATTAGTGCTTATAAAAATATCCCCTGCCCTTAAAAAGGACAGAGGAAATCTAAAAGTTGCAAATTTTATGCGCGAGACATGTATTTGCCGTCACGTGTATCAATCAACAATACGTCATCTTGGTTAATGAACAAAGGAACTTGAACATTCAAACCCGTTTCCAGTTTGGCATTTTTGGTAGCACCTGTAGCCGTATTACCTTTAATGCCTGGCTCTGTTTCGATTACTTTCAGTTCCACGCTTGTAGGCAGGTTAATACCCAGAATTTCGCCGTTATAGCTGACGATATTTACATTCATGTTTTCTTTCAGGAAGTTAAGCTCCCATTTCAGTTGATCGCTGGACAATGTGAATTGATCATATGTTTCATTATCCATGAATGTATGGTCGTCTGCACTAGCGTACAGATAAGATACACCACGATTTTCGATTTGTGCCCGACCGATCGTTTCACCCGCACGGAATGTACGTTCAACGGTGTTACCGTTACGCAAGTTTTTCAACTTGGAGCGTACGAATGCTGCACCTTTACCCGGTTTTACGTGTTGGAAATCCAGCACCGTAAAAATATCTCCGTCTACCTCGACGGTCAAACCTGTTTTAAAATCATTAACGTTAATCACTAAAATACCCCTCCTACAGGACTGTTATCGTTATTAAACGACTGTAAATTCTTTGCTCGAATGTGTTAATACTTTGATGCCGCTATCTGTAATAACGATATCATCCTCGATCCGTACACCGCCCAATCCAGGGACATAGATACCTGGCTCGACCGTTACCACCATACCCGGCTCCAGAATATCATCACTCGCCTTCGACAGACGTGTAGATTCATGTACTTCAAGACCCAGACCATGACCTGTACTGTGCCCGAAATTGTCTCCATAGCCATGGCTCGCAATAATATCCCGGGTCAGTGCATCCGCTTCACGGCCTGTCATGCCCGGCTTAATATGTTCGAGTGCGTGAAGCTGCGCCTTAAGTACAATATCGTAGATTTCGCGCAACTGGGGCG
This window contains:
- the spoIIIAA gene encoding stage III sporulation protein AA gives rise to the protein MEWLELFPEPLHGILGRLPETVFKQLEEIRVREGRPLEINANGDHHFVTSAGRLTLNHVEAYKPDREDAHRLLDFISNHSLYTMEEELRKGFITIPGGHRIGLAGRTVLNRGRVEHLRDISSFNVRIARAIPGIADRILPYVADRMSGKIRHTLILSPPQHGKTTLLRDLARQLSYGGMESNGGRRNGLKVGIIDERSEIAGSHKGIPGFDVGPRTDVLDGCPKAEGMMMMIRSMSPDVLIVDEIGRPEDAEAVREALHAGIAVIASAHGRDVAEMATRPAFAGLTTGQELFQLYVMLERTSRGVSFRLADAKQRRITLPGEGQNGGISYA
- a CDS encoding aspartate kinase — translated: MSLYVMKFGGSSVGDTERMKRVAKRVVEKQSEGHQCVVVVSAMGDTTDELIDQAKLLNEQLPARELDMLMTTGEQISIALLSMAIQQLGHEAVSFTGWQAGFRTESDFGRARITDIQPQRVLDALSSNKIVVVAGFQGMSAEGDITTLGRGGSDTTAVALAAAIQADACEIYTDVDGIYSTDPRIVKVARKLKEISYDEMLELANLGAAVLHPRAVEYAKHNRVPLIVRSSFNHNEGTVVKEDAVMEQGVVVSGIAYDKNVARISILGVADIPGVLAKVFGTLAAAKIDVDIIVQSGVEAGKADFSFTVALTDREAALKTLEGIRGELPYREVTSEENLVKVSIVGAGMVSHPGVAAQMFAVLAEQGVSIKMVSTSEIKVSCVIEAGKLHEVIQALHTAYNLDTEEQAFVGGPQDRR
- the efp gene encoding elongation factor P — encoded protein: MINVNDFKTGLTVEVDGDIFTVLDFQHVKPGKGAAFVRSKLKNLRNGNTVERTFRAGETIGRAQIENRGVSYLYASADDHTFMDNETYDQFTLSSDQLKWELNFLKENMNVNIVSYNGEILGINLPTSVELKVIETEPGIKGNTATGATKNAKLETGLNVQVPLFINQDDVLLIDTRDGKYMSRA